The Treponema rectale genome includes a window with the following:
- a CDS encoding tetratricopeptide repeat protein, with amino-acid sequence MKRFFSIIMLLSVFSYVQLFAQKTPYSSADKETQKVLKKVDKLIQKGQYQTAFGSLGADTNEYIIAKKIELCSKYFALSMMHTMFGFKDLEKGETLYDVRHAVSTSGEMTFNTVMYDPAAVVQKYIEANGEKPILDYALGLYYDDVIYRYSGNWLMSDEEIMNNALTYLRKAYDQDCYDGFSLSTLAFIYFSMDDIENAKLVYDKKDQEGYEFTADDNYNYSIVLWNSGELKKALKFSEKCIKGYSDNPEYQSDAYIITARIALAVPDYKKAESTLKKCESKYPEDYRIPLYRITLYGLQGNKQKTLNAADTLFAISPENPEVSQLIIENFVDAEVWTWLPEFFESNLVRYAENLSAKQNLLIHYAYILKQLGDYDRAVQAVAQAKEELVKDDSLSPEIENFLNRILETNQQ; translated from the coding sequence ATGAAAAGATTTTTTTCCATTATTATGCTTTTATCTGTGTTTAGTTACGTGCAGCTCTTTGCACAGAAAACCCCATACTCGTCGGCAGATAAAGAGACTCAAAAAGTGTTAAAAAAAGTAGACAAGTTAATACAAAAAGGGCAGTATCAGACAGCATTTGGTTCTTTAGGGGCAGATACTAATGAATATATCATCGCAAAAAAGATTGAACTCTGCTCAAAATACTTTGCGCTCAGCATGATGCATACAATGTTTGGTTTTAAGGATCTTGAAAAAGGAGAAACTCTTTATGATGTTCGTCATGCAGTAAGTACATCAGGTGAGATGACCTTTAATACTGTTATGTATGATCCGGCAGCTGTTGTTCAGAAGTATATAGAAGCTAATGGAGAAAAACCTATTCTGGATTATGCCCTTGGGCTTTATTATGATGATGTAATTTACCGTTACAGCGGTAACTGGCTTATGAGTGACGAAGAAATAATGAATAATGCCCTTACTTATCTTCGTAAAGCTTATGATCAGGACTGTTATGACGGTTTTTCCCTCAGCACTCTTGCTTTTATTTATTTCAGCATGGATGACATTGAAAATGCAAAACTGGTTTATGATAAAAAAGACCAGGAGGGATATGAGTTTACGGCTGATGATAATTATAATTATTCCATAGTATTGTGGAATTCCGGAGAGTTAAAAAAGGCTCTTAAATTTTCAGAAAAGTGTATAAAAGGCTATTCGGACAACCCTGAATATCAGAGCGATGCTTATATTATTACGGCACGAATTGCCCTTGCAGTTCCTGATTATAAAAAAGCTGAATCTACTTTAAAAAAGTGTGAATCAAAGTATCCGGAAGATTACAGAATTCCTCTGTATAGAATTACTCTTTATGGTCTTCAGGGAAATAAACAGAAAACTTTAAATGCTGCAGATACTCTTTTTGCAATTTCACCTGAGAATCCGGAAGTATCACAGCTGATTATTGAAAATTTTGTAGACGCAGAGGTCTGGACATGGCTTCCTGAATTTTTTGAGTCAAATCTTGTACGCTATGCAGAAAATCTTTCTGCTAAACAGAATCTTCTTATTCATTATGCTTACATTTTAAAACAGCTGGGTGATTATGACCGTGCAGTTCAGGCTGTGGCGCAGGCAAAAGAAGAACTTGTAAAAGATGATTCCCTTTCTCCTGAGATAGAAAACTTTCTTAACAGGATACTTGAAACTAATCAGCAGTAA
- a CDS encoding SIMPL domain-containing protein → MKKNLILKTAVMMFASAALFVSCSKKELRTINVSGEGTVSFVPDIVKISINVKNVEPRLADSLAKTNATVKQLIDICKKYSVDDKDIKTGLVQTNKEYHWQYNPEKRVFDGYSSTQNTSITFRHIDEFEQFSEEILALDVTSLTDLTFDHSERSKYEAEANLLALDNAKESAEKLSGRINEKLGKVLKITDAAYSDAEGEAAVSANYYSKSLSSGITASPGILTVKKCINVKYEID, encoded by the coding sequence ATGAAAAAGAACCTTATTTTAAAGACAGCAGTCATGATGTTTGCTTCTGCTGCACTGTTTGTATCCTGCTCAAAAAAAGAACTTCGTACGATTAATGTAAGCGGAGAAGGCACGGTAAGTTTTGTTCCTGACATTGTTAAAATCAGTATTAATGTAAAGAACGTTGAGCCGCGCCTTGCTGATTCCCTTGCAAAGACAAATGCTACTGTAAAGCAGCTGATTGATATCTGTAAAAAGTATTCGGTAGACGACAAGGATATTAAAACCGGTCTTGTACAGACTAACAAGGAATATCACTGGCAGTATAATCCAGAAAAAAGAGTGTTTGACGGATATTCTTCAACTCAGAATACGTCAATTACATTCAGGCATATTGATGAATTTGAACAGTTTTCCGAAGAAATCCTTGCTCTGGACGTTACTTCCCTTACAGACCTGACTTTTGATCATTCTGAACGCAGTAAATATGAAGCAGAAGCAAATCTTCTTGCCCTGGATAATGCAAAAGAATCTGCAGAAAAACTTTCCGGCCGCATTAACGAAAAGCTCGGTAAGGTATTAAAAATTACAGATGCAGCTTATTCAGATGCCGAAGGTGAAGCAGCAGTCAGTGCAAATTATTATTCAAAGAGTCTTAGTTCCGGAATTACAGCATCTCCAGGCATTCTTACCGTAAAAAAATGTATTAATGTAAAATACGAGATAGACTGA
- a CDS encoding HD domain-containing protein produces the protein MNNRLKKQLEFALEIDKEKNIFRQTHLSGHGRNENDAEHAWHMAIMAYILKEHSNQEIDIAKVMIMCLIHDIVEIDAGDTYAYDEEGKKTQKEREEKAKERIFSLLPDDQKKELAAVFEEFEEAQTPEAKFVRAMDNLQPLMLNNSNNGDDWRAHNVTAEQVYGRQSKTRAGSETLFEITDTIIKENIKKGNIKPLSENN, from the coding sequence ATGAATAATCGACTGAAAAAACAGCTTGAATTTGCCCTTGAAATAGATAAAGAGAAGAATATATTCCGTCAGACACATCTTTCCGGTCATGGACGCAACGAAAATGATGCAGAGCATGCCTGGCATATGGCTATAATGGCATATATTTTAAAGGAACACTCCAATCAGGAAATAGACATAGCAAAAGTTATGATTATGTGTCTGATACACGATATTGTAGAAATTGACGCCGGTGATACTTATGCTTATGACGAAGAGGGCAAAAAGACCCAGAAGGAACGGGAAGAAAAGGCAAAAGAGCGGATTTTTTCTCTGCTTCCAGATGATCAGAAGAAAGAGCTGGCTGCTGTTTTTGAAGAATTTGAGGAAGCTCAGACTCCTGAGGCAAAGTTTGTCAGGGCAATGGATAATCTTCAGCCTCTTATGCTTAATAATAGCAATAACGGAGATGACTGGAGGGCCCATAATGTTACTGCGGAACAGGTTTACGGCAGACAGAGCAAGACCAGGGCAGGTTCAGAAACTCTTTTTGAAATAACAGACACAATAATTAAAGAAAACATAAAAAAAGGCAATATAAAACCGCTTTCTGAGAATAACTGA
- a CDS encoding OmpA family protein — MRRFFLLLTIAFLTTGLFAEPDNGKFLPERELIQPNHVFVEAGGALNFPMEFFSQGTIPMTSYGGSFFAVAGYNWQGWLLGLAYTHDMWGEGKTEKALMENFKTNIVEFRIRKIISKKMVSWFPGWLELIPGAGAGVNFITTDYYRSEQAKKDGRMTSVKLGQPGANCLFYRASLETAVFLGTDMFVPFIGIDYNAFYDTSIGGGFAGYARVYGGIRMYPLGVVNDVQRMIQNRQERKRLAYEEMIASWPEPFALITASPKEDFTPDEDGIADTATLSLTTDYLEYSPESWKVEILDPQNNEFKTWTGKGELPENLRWDGKSDSGELVFSRNTYTVRLTVIPDERDRERTQKEVLVSTDIITTGILMEVIIPNKKWKIIVNTIYFDADKATFNKISEEQRQENIETLDSIARQIKTHGNVNVTVEGYANNVSNTERENINELIPLSRLRAQTIVGLLTDRGLDKNLLSYEGKGGANPIAKWEDRKNWWKNRRVEFIVTKQE, encoded by the coding sequence ATGAGACGATTTTTTTTACTATTAACTATTGCTTTTTTAACAACTGGGCTTTTTGCAGAGCCTGACAATGGAAAGTTTCTTCCGGAAAGAGAACTTATCCAGCCTAATCATGTATTTGTGGAGGCAGGGGGAGCACTGAACTTTCCTATGGAATTCTTCAGTCAGGGTACTATACCTATGACCAGCTACGGCGGAAGTTTTTTTGCAGTTGCCGGATATAACTGGCAGGGATGGCTTTTGGGGCTTGCCTATACTCATGATATGTGGGGTGAAGGTAAGACGGAAAAGGCCCTCATGGAAAATTTTAAGACAAATATAGTCGAATTCCGTATCCGCAAGATAATCTCAAAAAAGATGGTATCCTGGTTTCCGGGATGGCTGGAACTTATTCCCGGGGCAGGTGCCGGTGTTAATTTTATAACTACGGATTATTATCGCTCGGAGCAGGCAAAAAAAGATGGAAGAATGACCAGCGTAAAACTTGGACAGCCGGGAGCAAACTGTCTTTTTTATCGTGCTTCCCTGGAAACAGCTGTTTTTTTAGGTACAGATATGTTTGTACCGTTTATCGGTATTGATTATAACGCATTTTATGACACAAGTATCGGTGGTGGTTTTGCCGGTTATGCCAGAGTTTATGGAGGAATAAGAATGTATCCGCTGGGAGTTGTAAACGACGTGCAGAGAATGATTCAGAATCGTCAGGAACGTAAGCGTCTGGCTTATGAAGAAATGATAGCTTCATGGCCGGAGCCTTTTGCACTTATTACAGCATCACCAAAAGAAGATTTTACTCCTGATGAAGACGGAATTGCTGATACTGCAACTCTTTCTCTTACAACGGATTATCTTGAATATTCTCCAGAAAGCTGGAAGGTAGAAATACTTGATCCCCAGAACAACGAATTTAAAACCTGGACAGGAAAAGGTGAGCTTCCTGAAAATCTTAGGTGGGATGGTAAATCAGATTCCGGGGAACTTGTATTCTCCCGCAACACATATACGGTGCGTCTGACTGTAATTCCTGATGAAAGAGACAGGGAACGCACTCAAAAAGAAGTTCTTGTTTCTACAGATATAATTACCACAGGAATTCTTATGGAAGTAATTATTCCTAATAAGAAGTGGAAGATTATTGTAAATACTATCTACTTTGATGCAGATAAGGCAACTTTCAATAAGATTTCAGAAGAACAGCGTCAGGAAAATATAGAAACTCTGGACAGTATTGCCCGCCAGATTAAGACTCACGGAAATGTAAACGTAACTGTAGAAGGGTATGCAAACAATGTTTCAAATACTGAGCGTGAAAATATAAATGAGCTTATTCCTTTATCAAGACTCAGGGCTCAGACAATTGTAGGGCTTCTGACAGATCGGGGTCTGGATAAAAACCTCCTTTCATATGAAGGAAAAGGCGGTGCTAACCCGATTGCAAAATGGGAAGACCGTAAAAACTGGTGGAAAAACCGCCGCGTAGAGTTCATCGTAACAAAACAGGAATAA